The segment CTCCAGTAACATTACTGGTCAGGTTAAAAATTGTTTTTCCCACTTAACTGGTACATTATTTTTGGAATGCCTATGAATGACTAATTCCACATGATTCCATTCATAAAAAAAGCAATCCAGTTACAGTATATGGATTTAACTTTCTAAGATTTTAGCTACAAAAGATAGTCATATTTGTGTATTGTTTGATAAACTTAAAAGTCAATTCTAGCTGACAAAAAAACATGTACATTAATGAAACAGGGGTTCATATTATTGTCAGTCCAAGCTCATCTTCCTCAGCTAAGACCACCAGAATGCAACATGAAGAACACCACAACACATTGCTTAGAGGCAAATGGTTACAAGGCAGCTACACTCTACGCAGCACTTTGTTTGGTGGCCTTAGGGAGCGGCTGTCTCAAACCAAACATCATCTCTCACGGTGCGGACCAGTTTCAAAGAAAGGATTTAAGGAAGCTATCGAGTTTCTTTAATGCGGCTTACTTCGCTTTCTCAATGGGCCAACTTATTGCACTCACACTCTTAGTTTGGGTGCAAACGCATTCCGGCATGGACATCGGTTTTGGTGTCTCGGCGGCTGTTATGGCTGCAGGGATGATCAGCCTTGCTGCTGGGACTAACTTTTATAGGAATAAACCGCCTCGTGGTAGCATCTTCACACCAATTGCTCAGGTAGTTCGATTGTTTTCGTTTGTGTTTTATATGTACTTTTTCTTCAAATGGAACTCAcaatttctataattttaaactaaattattttgataattgcAAACGCCGAAACATCAGATACAGAGTTTTCCTAGAACTACGTTTATTTGTTTGGTGAACTTTTGGAACGTAGTTTTTTTGTCTGAACATATAAACCTAGAACATTGGCATTTGATACATTTTGAGTCATGAAAGAGTTTGATCTTGACTTCagcttttggtttttttttttcgattgaTCAGGTCTTTGTAGCCGCGATCACTAAGCGAAAACAGATTTGCCCTTCAAACCCTAACACGCTTCATCAACCTTCAACAGATCTCGTTGGTGTCAAACCTCTCCTCCATACTAATAAGTTCAggtaatttttcttttattgtctTTACAATTACCACCAAAAATTAACTAACTGAACAACTATTAACTGCAAACGTGAAGGTTTCTTGATAAGGCTTCCATCAAGACGCAAGGCAAAGCAATGGAGAGTCCATGGAGACTCTGCACAGTCGAACAAGTCCATCAAGTCAAGATTCTTTTATCAGTTATACCCATTTTCGCGTGCACCATCATCTTCAACACCATCTTAGCTCAGCTCCAAACTTTCTCTGTACAGCAAGGTAGCTCCATGGACACACACATCACAACAACATTCCAAATCCCACCAGCTTCACTTCAAGCCATCCCTTACATCATTCTCATCTTTGTCGTTCCTCTCTACGAAACTTTCTTCGTTCCACTCGCTAGAAAACTCTCGGGAAACGATTCCGGAATCTCTCCCCTTCAGAGAATTGGCACTGGACTGTTCTTAGCGACTTTCTCGATGGTTGCAGCCGCTTTAGTGGAAAAGAAGAGACGTGAATCGTTCTTGGAACAAAACGTAACGCTCTCGATCTTCTGGATCGCACCACAGTTTCTTATATTCGGTTTATCAGAGATGTTTACAGCCGTTGGTTTGGTGGAGTTTTTTTACAAACAGTCTTCACAGAGTATGCAGTCTTTTCTCACAGCAATGACTTACTGTTCTTACTCTTTCGGGTTCTACCTTAGCTCTGTTCTTGTCTCGGCCGTGAATAAAGTTACTTCTAGTCATGGATCCGGGACAAGAGAAGGTTGGCTAGGCGATAATGACTTAAACAAAGATAGATTAGATCTCTTTTACTGGCTCTTAGCTTCATTGAGTTTCGTCAACTTCTTTAACTATCTCTTCTGGTCAAGATGGTATTCGTTTGGTCCATCCGCGACACATCATAGGGCCGAGGTTAATAGCTTGGAGGATCTAGAAGATGGAGCAAATAAGGATTTCAAGATGGAGAAGCCAAGAATTTGACTATGTTAGATCTTCCTGTTGAATGTTTCCTTTAGGGTTATAATTAATAGAAGGAATCTCTTGAAGAGTTAGATCCTTTCTGCTTATTAATCTGGTAGTAATCATATGTTTTGGAAGTGGCGGGGTAGAGTTTGcactgtttttaattttaattttggggTTTGTAATGATGATGAGTTAGTTTAAAAGGTTTATAACAACTTGTCTTATGAATTAATAATGTATTCAGCTAGTTGGTTTTTGTGATGTGACTGTATTAAGCTAGTTGGTTTTGTGATGTGACTGATGAAGTTCATAAGATTTGGGGCAAAGATGGAGAACACAAACAGCTACAACTTAAAACAGCATTTATGCAGTATCCGATTGCTGCCTTTAACAAGAACCGAGCAATATCAGGTTTTGACTTCTGAGGCACAGGAGTGTCAATTCGGCCCGAACCGGTCCAAACCTTCTAAGCCCGgtctaaaaatattttggacCTAGAATTCAAAACCGGCCGGCTTTTATAGGATTTGCCATTGTCACTTCTATCGTTTAAATACTTGtcaattttcattaaaaaacattttcatttttttgttttaatataaaatgagtttaaattttctttttctttatcaaaattgttttacttttttgtatgctttaaaaacatattataaagaaaccaaatttaataatatttaaattattaaatataaatataaattaaatatataagagaacaaaatttatgataaacatgGTCAAACGTTTCATACtgtgtatttaaaaataaaacattttgtacataaaaaaaagaaggaacatttaaaaatttaaaatataacactTGTAATGATCAAACAATAAAGTGTATTAAcaacttttaatatttactttatTAGAATTCTgataaaaagattaaaatattATGTCAATAATACTAATAATGATTTTGATTGGAAGaacgttaatatttttttttgacagcacgTTAATATTTAAgttaaagtataaaatattagatttttggttcggttctagTCCAAATGGGCCTGGATCCGAAATACACAAAGCCTAAATAGACTTAGTCCGAAAGAtccaatagttttgggcttatAAAACTAAGCCCAAACCCGGTAATTTTTTGGGTTGGGCGGGATTGAACCGCAGATTCGATGAGGCATATGATGATTCCTTAGACGTATATAAGACATTTTTGAAGTTGGAGAGAGATATGGTCAATACCCATAGATAATGACATCATAAGCTAAAAGATATAGTGAGGTGAGCATCATTAGCTGTGACCTTCAGGCAGACAGAGAAGGTCCACACAACACACTGCTCCATTGCTCCATcaatatgaatgatcatagtgTTTTCACCGCTAACTCATGAACAGAATAATCGGGTTTTTGTGATTTGAGCATTATCATTGACTAtcgaaagaaaaataatataaaatcctTATGTACATTATGCTTCATTTGACCAAACATATCTAAAGTGTTTCTTAAGTTTGATAGCCTTTCTTGCAGCCTGGTTTAAAAATGGTCTCAACCTCTACATATTGGCAGGACCTAACGATAATGTACATAACGATAACGACAAAACCTAACGATACATTGAGTcccaaaatattttagaaaatattacatagaaAAATGTCtccaaaaagttttttttagacccgaaatttaccaaaaaacatttttagctgaattttttaaaaaatcacttaaAACCCCATAAATCTCAGGGCCGGTCCTGCATATTAGTCTGCACAAGCTGTATGGACACAGCTAGTTTTACATAGTAAAATTGTGAATTTtgcataataaaatttaaaaccacataaCATGTAGGACTACCCCTAAATAAAGATGTTCATTTTCATAGAATACTGTGCTCAGTTACAGGAAAACCAAAATATATCGTACGTATATGCAAACCattcaataaaattaattagaatatattatattccaacat is part of the Brassica rapa cultivar Chiifu-401-42 chromosome A09, CAAS_Brap_v3.01, whole genome shotgun sequence genome and harbors:
- the LOC103840062 gene encoding protein NRT1/ PTR FAMILY 4.4; translation: MDVHDLSEEAKRGLHMYEESSDALGVDFRGRPCRQDKHGGTRAALFVLGLQAFEMMAIAAVGNNLITYVFNEMHFPLSKAANLVTNFIGTVFLLSLLGGFLSDSYLGSFRTMLVFGVIEISGFILLSVQAHLPQLRPPECNMKNTTTHCLEANGYKAATLYAALCLVALGSGCLKPNIISHGADQFQRKDLRKLSSFFNAAYFAFSMGQLIALTLLVWVQTHSGMDIGFGVSAAVMAAGMISLAAGTNFYRNKPPRGSIFTPIAQVFVAAITKRKQICPSNPNTLHQPSTDLVGVKPLLHTNKFRFLDKASIKTQGKAMESPWRLCTVEQVHQVKILLSVIPIFACTIIFNTILAQLQTFSVQQGSSMDTHITTTFQIPPASLQAIPYIILIFVVPLYETFFVPLARKLSGNDSGISPLQRIGTGLFLATFSMVAAALVEKKRRESFLEQNVTLSIFWIAPQFLIFGLSEMFTAVGLVEFFYKQSSQSMQSFLTAMTYCSYSFGFYLSSVLVSAVNKVTSSHGSGTREGWLGDNDLNKDRLDLFYWLLASLSFVNFFNYLFWSRWYSFGPSATHHRAEVNSLEDLEDGANKDFKMEKPRI